TGGGGGCCCCCGTCATGGAGCCTCCGGGGAAGGCGGCGCGCACCGCGTCCACGGCGGTGAGCCCCGGGCGCAGGTGGCCCCGGATGGTGCTCACCAGTTGGTGCACCGTGGCATACGACTCCACGTGCATGAGCCGGGGGACGTGGACCGAGCCCACCTCGCACACGCGCCCGAGGTCGTTGCGCACGAGGTCCACGATCATCAGGTTCTCCGCCCGGTCCTTCTCCTGGGCGCCCAGCTGTTGGCGCAGCCGGTTGTCCTCGTCCGGAGTGGCTCCGCGGCGCAGGGTTCCCTTGATGGGCTTCGACTCGACCCAGCGCTCGGCGTCCACGCGCAGGAAGCGCTCGGGGGAGGAGCAGGCGATGCCCAGCGGTCCCATGCGGAGGTAGGCGGCGTAGGGGGCGGGGTTCAACCGGCGCAGGCTCCGGTACAGGTCCAGGGACTCGACGTGCGTCCGGGCGAGGAGCTTGTTCGTGAGGCAGACCTCGTAGGTCTCGCCTTCGTGGAGCTGTTCCAGGCAGCGCTGGATGTCGGTCAGGTAGGTCTCGCGGTCGCGGGCGAGGCGGACCGGGAAGGGGGCTCCAAGACGTGGCTCGAGGAGCGCCAGAGGGGGCAGGGCGCGCAGGCTGGATTCCGTGGCGTCGAACCACGCCTGGACCTGGGTTGCCTCGTGTTCTGGGGCGAGCGCGACGAGGTACACCGTGCCTTCGAGGTGGTCCCAGGCCAGCATCCGGTCCGCCAAGATGAGGCTGGCGTCTGGATCCGGTGAGGCATGCGGGGCGCTCGCGCCGCAGTCGTGCTTCAGCTCGTAGCCGAGGGAGCCCACGAACCCGCCCTGGAAGTCGAAGGGCAGCCCGGAGGGGGGCACACGCAGCCGCGTCAGCTCTTGCTGGAGGAACTCGAACAGCCCGGTGGCGTGCTCCTCGGTTCCCTGACTCCGGCGCACGGTGAGCCTGCGTGGGTTCACCTGGTAGTGGATGACGGCGCTGTGCGGGCCGGTGGCGTCCCCCATGAAAGAGAAGCGGGACAGGCCGGCCTCGACGCGGCTGCTGTCCAACCAGAAGGCGGGGTCACTGGATCCGAAGAGCGCGACGAAGGCCTGCTCCGGGTCGGCGTCGAGCCGCAGCTTCCGGTGATGGACCCGGAAGACTCCAGGCGGAGAGAGGGGCGTTGTCTCCTGGGGCGCTTCAGGGCGGCGACTGGGAGCGTGGTGCTCGCGGCTCAGGCGGACGAAGTTGGCGAGGAGCTGACGGCCGTGGGTGGTGGCGATGGACTCCGGATGGAACTGGACACCCCAGCGGGGGATCGAGGCGTGGCGCAGGGCCATGAGGACGCCGTCGGGGGCCCAGGCGGTCTCCACCAGGTCCTCGGGCAGGGGCCGGGTGAGGCAGAGCGAGTGGTAGCGCACCACCTGGAAGTCCTGAGGCAGGCCCTGGAAGAGGTCCGTCCCCATGTGGCGCACGGGGCTCAGCCGTCCGTGCATGACCTCCGGTGCGTGCTGAATGCTCGCTCCGTGGATGTGGCCCAGACCCTGATGCCCCAGGCACACGCCGAGGATGGGGACGTCCGCTTCGAGGAGCGCATCGCGGCAGACGCCGAAGTCCGCCGGGTGGTCGGGACGCCCGGGGCCCGGGGAGATGACGATGTTGTCGAACGCGAGCTCGCGCAGCTCCCTCCATGAGCGCTCGTCGTTGCGCACGACGAGGGGCTCGGTCCCTCCGACCTCCGCCAGCAGATGGAAGAGGTTGAACGTGAACGAGTCGTGGTTGTCGATGAGGAGCGTCCGCTGCCGCACGGCGCGCACCTTACCGTGGGCGGCGCGACGCGGCGGTGGTTCGCGCATGGCCGCCGGGCGGCCGTACTTGGCGACCCAACGATGAAGGGAGAGTGCGCAGGCGCCTCGCTTGGGCTGCCGGGTCTGCTATCTTTCCTTCCATCGCACGAGTGGCGGAACTGGCAGACGCAGCGGACTTAAAATCCGCTGACTCGCAAGGGTCGTCCGGGTTCGATCCCCGGCTCGTGCATTCCGCTCTCGGATTGTCGTGACAGCACGGCCTGAAGCGCCGACTCCGTGCGCGCATCGTGGGGTTCGACAGCCCGCGCCCTGCGCAGATGGTCCGCTGCGGCGCTCCAGTCTCCCCGCTGCTCCGCGCACCGGGCGAGCAACCGCAGGAGTTCGGGTTCATTCGGCAGGTACGTGTCGACGAGGGCCGCGGCCGGAGCGAGGGTCGAACAGCGTTCCGCGCGCTCGCTCATGACCACCGCGAGCAATGACTCGAAAGGCGGGTTCTGGAACCGGCCCAGACCCAGCACGGTCGTGGCCGAGAAGTCCCCCGTGAGCGACTTCAAACCCAGGTACTGCGGGATGGCGATGCCCAGGGACAGGACCGCCACCAGCACGCCCGCGGCACTCCAGGCCCGGGTCGTGGTGAGCTCCACGCGACGCGCGCAATCACTTCGCAGCATGCCTGCGATCGCCGCCACCAACGCGATGGCGGGCGGCCGCGTCAACATCGCATCGAAGCCACTGATGACGAGGGCGACGACCAGGCTGCCCATGGCCGCCAGGGTCAGCATGTTCCGCCCTTGGATGACGCGGCGGCCTGCCCCCGCCAAAAGGGAAAGCGCCATGGCCCCAGCCGCGGCAAGGCCGAGCAGACCGGTCTCGACCGTGTGGCGCAGCAGGTCCGAGGCAGGGCTCCTGAGCGGAGCAATGAAGCTCGCGTGTTGACCCGTGGCCGCATGCGCGAACCGGGGCGCCTCGCGACGCCAGCTTCCCGGTCCGAAGCCGGTGAGCGGCTGGACCGAGAGCATGGCCAGCCCGACCTGATGCTGCTCGACGCGGCTGAGCCCCGTCCCGCTTTCATAATCAAACAGGCGGGAGAGCGACGATTGGAGCGGCGTGGGCTCCTTCCATTCGAGCCCGGCCCAGGACCCCGCGCTCAATGCCATCACCACGGCGAGCCCCGCGCCGCCCGCTGCCAGGAGGCCTCGCTTGGGAAGGGCTGGCAGCATTCCCCGGCGCATCATCTCCAGGCACACGGCCCCCGTGAGCAGGCCCGCGACGAGCAGTCCCAGCCAGCTGCTCCGTGCCCGGCAGAGCGCGACCGCCAGCAGGAGCGCCGAAAGGGCGAATGCTCGCAGCGGATGCGGCTTCATCGTCACGCGTGCCAGGGCCAGGGGCACCAGGATCGCGCAGTAGCCTCCCACGGCATTGCGGTTGGCCAGGGTCGCGCCCGGACGTCGCACGAGGTCCCATGGCAATTGGCCTCCGATGGACTCGTATAGCGCTATCAGCGCGATGAGGACTCCCGCGCCGATGAGCCCATCCGCGAGCGCTTCGCGGCGCTGGCCCGCGGCCTCGCTTGCCGTTGCCACCATGACGAACGCGCCCAGGTGGATTGCAATCCAGGGGAGGCTGAAGGGCGCGCTGAAGCCGTTCACCGCCATGGCGAGACATCCCGTCGCCAGATAGCCGAGCGCCGCGAGATCGAAAGTCGTGACCCCCGCACGCGGAGGGCGCCAGGCGACGGCACAAGCCAGGGCGCACGCGACGGCACCGGTGGCGAAGACCAGGGGCTTTGGAAGCTGGAGACCGCCTCCTCCAATTGGAGAGCTCGCCGCTTCCGGGGAGACCGCGAGCGCCGTTGCCGTGACGGCCGCAAGCAGGGCCCAGAGCGTAGAGGAGGCCACCACGGAGGAGGAAACTCTCCGGGCGAGCGGAACGGCCAGGTTGAATGATTGCATTGTCATGAGGCCGTTCCTTCAACGCTCCGGCGCGGTGCAGGCGCACTGGCGGGCGAGCGGCCGCGAGTCACAGGGCCGCTCACCCCGGCTCAACGCCTTCTCAGTACTCCACTTCGTAGCAGACCACGGTCACGCTCAGGTACTCGTAGCACCAGCCGCTGGAGTCACAGATGAGGATGTACACCTCCGTGTACTCACAGATGATGTCCTGCGCGCTCTTGAGCCCCGGCTCGCGCGAGCTGGGGGCCTTCCGCACGACCTTGCCGGTGGACTGGAGCTTGGAGAGCTCCTTCTTGGACAGGGCTCCCAGGCCCTGGGCGGAAGAGGACATCCGGAAGGAGTGATCCTGCGAGGCCAGCAGGTCGTTTCCATTCTCCCGGGCCGTGCTCAGCCACTTGTCCATGGGCTGGGCCTCGCCCTTGGCGTTGATCATGGTGATGCGGCTGAAGTCGATGGGCGCCTGGGAGAAGTCGAAGGTGTAGGCGTTCCCCGGGATCCGCTGATCCACGATGAACTGCTCGCCGGGCTGCAGGTTGGCGATCGTCTCCGCGGTGATGCGCTGCTCACGCACCGTCTCCACGGTGGGGCTGCTGTCCGCGGCATCGTCGCCACATCCCGTCATGACCGCGGCGGGCATGAGGACCAGCATGAGGCTTGCCATCAATGAGAGAGCAGGGCGCTTCGAGCGTTCAAACATTCGTCACTCCTGTGGGGGCTTGTCGTGTCGAGGCGCAACGCTCGCTCATGGAGCGAGCCGCTTTTGCCTCGAATCAAAGGAAGGAGTGAGGCGATTAATTTTGCAGGAATTTGTTTATTGCCCGCATCGGGGTGGTGGCGGACCCCTTTGACGCAGCTGGAGCGACCGGGGTTCTTCGCCGCTATCCTTGGCGGCATGACAGGACCTCAAGCGAAGACCTGTGCAACGTGCGGGCGCGTCATCGCCGCGCATGCCGTGTACTACCGGTTCAGTCTGGTGTTGGAAG
The sequence above is drawn from the Corallococcus sp. NCRR genome and encodes:
- the pabB gene encoding aminodeoxychorismate synthase component I, giving the protein MRQRTLLIDNHDSFTFNLFHLLAEVGGTEPLVVRNDERSWRELRELAFDNIVISPGPGRPDHPADFGVCRDALLEADVPILGVCLGHQGLGHIHGASIQHAPEVMHGRLSPVRHMGTDLFQGLPQDFQVVRYHSLCLTRPLPEDLVETAWAPDGVLMALRHASIPRWGVQFHPESIATTHGRQLLANFVRLSREHHAPSRRPEAPQETTPLSPPGVFRVHHRKLRLDADPEQAFVALFGSSDPAFWLDSSRVEAGLSRFSFMGDATGPHSAVIHYQVNPRRLTVRRSQGTEEHATGLFEFLQQELTRLRVPPSGLPFDFQGGFVGSLGYELKHDCGASAPHASPDPDASLILADRMLAWDHLEGTVYLVALAPEHEATQVQAWFDATESSLRALPPLALLEPRLGAPFPVRLARDRETYLTDIQRCLEQLHEGETYEVCLTNKLLARTHVESLDLYRSLRRLNPAPYAAYLRMGPLGIACSSPERFLRVDAERWVESKPIKGTLRRGATPDEDNRLRQQLGAQEKDRAENLMIVDLVRNDLGRVCEVGSVHVPRLMHVESYATVHQLVSTIRGHLRPGLTAVDAVRAAFPGGSMTGAPKERTMELIDRLEGQARGVYSGAIGYFSATGAADLNIVIRTAVVRPGEVSIGTGGAIVALSDPAAELEEMLLKSRVVLTALSTALGRPDGRPDPGADSRP